The nucleotide sequence ACCGTCGGTACCGCGTAGTAGTGTCCGCTCATGCCAGACGGTGTGGCCGAAGTCCCTCCGCCGACATCCGCCGGAGCTGGACCGGCGCCGGAAAGTGTCCCGACCGGGCGGACCGAGCCGCCCGCCGTGGCTGCCCCGGACGTCGCCGCCGTCGCGGTGACCTACGACGACGAGGAGCGGCCGGCCCGCCAGCTGAGTGGACCGGTCGAGGCGGCGGTGGCGGCGGTCGCCTTCGCCGTCGCGCTGCTGGTGCTCTGGCAGGTGTTCCGGCCACTGGCCCAGGGCAGCCAGTTCTATCTGATCGTCTTCCTCACCGGCGTGCTGCCGTTGGCCTTCCTCGCCTACCGGTCCGGCCTGCGCCTGCCGCACGGGCTGGCACGCCGCCTGCCGGATGCGCTGGCACGCCGCCTGCCGGACGGAGTGGCACGCCGCCTGCCGGATGCGCTGGCACGCCGACCGCCGGACGGGGCGGCGCGCGGACTGCCGGCGGGCGCCGCTGGCCGGGTACCCGATCCGGGTGCTCCGGGTGCGGCGCGGCGGGACCTGCCGACGGTGCCGGACTGGCTGCTGGCCGGTCTGGCCCTGGTGGTCTGCCTCTATCCGGTGCTGCCGCTGGCGATCGGCGACGCCGGCGGGGGCTACGACGCCTTCCTCGACCGGCAGGGCCTGCTCGCCCCGGTCGACGTGGTGATGGGCGCGCTGCTGCTGGTCCTGCTGGTCGAGGCGTGCCGACGCACCACCGGTTGGATCCTGCCGGTGGTCTGCCTGCTCTTCCTCGGCTACGGCTACTACGGCGGGCTGCTGCCGCAGAGCTGGGCGATCGCGCACGCCGGCCTCGACTTCGGACAGATCGTCGACGCGCTCTACAACTCCGGCAGCGGCTTCTACGGCACCCCGCTGGACGTCGCCGCCACCTACATCGTGCTGTTCACGATCTACGGCGCGGTGCTCGACCTCTCCGGCGCGGGCCGGTTCTTCGTCGACCTGTCGGTGGCCGCGTTCCGGCGCTCCCGCAGCGCCGCCGGCCGCACCGCCGTCGCCTCCGGCTTCCTGCTCGGCACCGTCTCCGGCTCCGGCACCGCGACGGCGGTCAGCGTCGGCGCGGTCACCTGGCCGATCCTGCGCCGCGCCGGCTATCCCGCCGAACACGCCGGCGGGATGCTGGCGGCAGCCGGGGTCGGCGCGATCCTCTCGCCGCCCACCCTGGGCGCGGCGGCCTTCATCGTCGCCGAGTACCTCGAGGTCTCCTACCTGACCGTGCTCGGCTGGGCGGTGATCCCGACCCTGCTCTACTACCTCGGCATCCTGCTCGCCGTCGAGATCGACGCCCGCCGGTTCAAGGTACGCCCGGTCGAGGTGGCCACCGGGTCCGCCTGGCGGCTGCTGGCCCGGTTCGGCTACCACTTCTCCTCGCTGCTGGTCATCGTCGTGCTGCTGGCGGTCGGGCTGAGCGCCACCCGGGCGGTCGTCTACGCCACCGTGCTCGCGGTGCTGCTCAGCTTCCTCGACCGGCGGCACCGGCTGACCCCGGGGCGGCTCTACACCGCGCTCTCCGCCGGGGTCCGCGGGGTGCTCCCGGTCGCGGCGGTCTGCGGCGCCGCCGGCATCATCACCGCCACCACCACCAAGACCGG is from Micromonospora sp. WMMD1102 and encodes:
- a CDS encoding TRAP transporter fused permease subunit, with protein sequence MAAPDVAAVAVTYDDEERPARQLSGPVEAAVAAVAFAVALLVLWQVFRPLAQGSQFYLIVFLTGVLPLAFLAYRSGLRLPHGLARRLPDALARRLPDGVARRLPDALARRPPDGAARGLPAGAAGRVPDPGAPGAARRDLPTVPDWLLAGLALVVCLYPVLPLAIGDAGGGYDAFLDRQGLLAPVDVVMGALLLVLLVEACRRTTGWILPVVCLLFLGYGYYGGLLPQSWAIAHAGLDFGQIVDALYNSGSGFYGTPLDVAATYIVLFTIYGAVLDLSGAGRFFVDLSVAAFRRSRSAAGRTAVASGFLLGTVSGSGTATAVSVGAVTWPILRRAGYPAEHAGGMLAAAGVGAILSPPTLGAAAFIVAEYLEVSYLTVLGWAVIPTLLYYLGILLAVEIDARRFKVRPVEVATGSAWRLLARFGYHFSSLLVIVVLLAVGLSATRAVVYATVLAVLLSFLDRRHRLTPGRLYTALSAGVRGVLPVAAVCGAAGIITATTTKTGLGAQFASLLVRAAEAVTDNPTVVLALTVLLAAVALSLLGLAVPVTASFIIGWVIIGPALLALGVPAPAAAMFVFYYSVLSEVTPPTALAAVGAAAITGGRTVPTMWQALKYALPAFLAPIAFVLTGPGEYLLGRGSPVEVLWAGLVGCLGVAALAVATGGWVLGVGPAGTIERALGGLAGLLLLYLHPVSIAIGAGLAVAAVLTALARRRRDRDRDPGAGDAGRSGGGVGLDSPDICSSVGEDVR